The Paenibacillus sp. FSL H7-0357 nucleotide sequence ACAAAGCAATGAAAGTAAAAACCAGTTTAGTCCACTCCTGTTTTTCCCTTGCGCCAGTCCTGCATTAATTAGAGCCAGCGTCCCCCAACCCACAAAATAACCGTTATCCATCCCACACACAACCTTTCGATTTCAAACTAAATAATTTCAATATATTTCATTTGGAACATTATGTATATGTACTCTATATCACTGGTAAGGAAAGTTTTCCTATACTAATTTCTTCAAGAACAGACCGATTTCTTCAATGTATTTTTGTTGTTCTTCATCTGGAATCATATGACCGGAATTCTGAAATTCTATAACATTCAATCCGGGGATTGATTCCTTATATATTTCAAGTGTTTCTTCCGATATATCCGAAGGGATTTTCGCCGCCGCATTCCTACCAGCGAAAAGAGCAACTGGAATGTGAAGGTTTGATAGTTGTTCCGAAAAATCAACTTCATCTGCGTCATTCCTCAATCCTTGCAACGCTTCAAGACGCATATGGTTTAGTATTGGCACTTGCAAATATACCAATTTACTCCAAAAATCCAATGCCTCTTTCCCGACACTTCTATGTATAGGAGCTTGGTCAACCAAAATAAGTCCACACATGTCTTTCTGATTTGATAAGCTCCAACCTATAGCGTACGCAGCACCTCTGGAGAACCCAAGTACACAGTAATTCTTAAGGCCGCAATAGGAAATAACTGCTTCAATATCTGATAGATGATCCACAAGATTATAATTATTTTCTGGAGTAGAACTCAACCCACGACCTCGAAAACTAAAAGTAACAACATGTCCCTGAATTTTGGACAGCAGTGGGATGGCTCTCTCTGCAGATTCCCACAATCCATTAATTATAAGTAATGAAGGTGATTTTTCAGATACCACTCCATTCTCAAGAATGTGTAGAACAACTGCCTCATTATGAATAAAATAACTTTTCATATTTCACCATCCATTTCAAATATATTATTTCATCAACAAAGATGCATCTACTCAATACAATAAAGCCCAACAAACACTTAAGGTTGACAGGGTATTTATTATACACGCTTATGCCAAAACCATCCTAAATTCAAATTCACTCATCAGCAACCTTAACACTAACTGGACTCCATTTCCGGATTGGACCTCCACAATCAATTATACAACCAGCCAGATCTCCACGTCGTTCTACGATGGCAACCCGTGCTTGACGGAGAGCAGCTGTCAAAAAATCAGTATCGGTTTTCAGGACTTTGTATGTATTATTCATCTTCTTACTCCCCTTGTTGCTCAACTAAAATTCGCTTCTCTGCTTTGTAATCTTTCTTTATTACTTTATCTCCATTCATGTAGTTATCCCAGGAATCAAATATCATATGTGGGTCTCCTTCTATAATGTCCTTCGCCTTCTCGATCTGTCCCGCCTTGAACAAATCCATTATTTTTATAAGATCATTTCTGTTATGTAGTTTTACAGCGTTATGTCCCGCAAGTTCTTCGCATGCAGTGGTATATTGATTTGAGGCTATCACCATAGACCTCTTGGCTCGGTAGTACCTCATTGAGCTATATACCTCTTGAACAGCTCCTAAGCCTACTGGGTACGAATATCGCTTCGCCTGAACTACATTCCGATATCCGTCCCGATCCGTAAAAACTAAATCCGTCCCAAACAGATACCGCAACTGCAGATACAACCACAAGTACTATGGCAAGGACTACAAACTTCAGCAATACTATTCCCCCTACAAAAATAGACCTGCGATTATATCCGCTAGGTCTGATAATTCCGGATTACACTGCCGATGCTTCCGATCTATGTAATTTAAATATAAATCATTTTCCACATTATGTATGTGACGATAAGGAAAATTTTCCTGAATGCAAAGAAATACCCCACCAATAATGGCAGGGTACGGTGCTTTCGCTACATCAAATTTATCGTTATTAGAACAAGGTGTAAATAAAGACTTTGTATGTAGTGTTCACTAACCTCTCCCCTATGTAGTAAAACACCCTGCTGGAAGGCAGGGTGTTTTACATTTATGTTCGTACTAATTTGCTAAACTTACCTCCATTCGATGAAGGTACTGATTGCTCTTCATAATGGAATTTATTAAAGTCCCAATTCATGTCTTTTTTGAAATCATAGTCATCAGGCCAACTTAAGAGAAAATTATTAATAATACTCTCTTGGTATTTGCCTTCATAATAATCATTTATAGGCAATAACGTTGATAAAACTAATTGGAGTTTTTTAGCAGTTCACTCTTATTTTCATACTCAATGCCTACTTTTATTCCACCATTTTCACCTAAGAAAATAATAAAATCTTCTGCTCGTATTACATATCCGTGCGCATATTTTATCATCTGAAGAGGACTAAAACACGTTTTTAATATTTCGAAATCCAGATTGTAAAATTTATTAGCAATTACATCTGTCATTAATCTTTGCAATTTTAGTCCTCCTTCGGATAATTTGTTAATTCGAGAACATTATTGTAGTAAGTCATAAAGATGACTTTGTCTTCTGCTTTATTATATGCACGTGTAGTTATTAAGTTCTCCATCTGACCTATTTCGCTTTTTATAATCTCCACTCGCCAACTTTCCGGGTCACCTTTTCCGGATCCAGTTGCCTGTCTCTCCGCGACTTCCTTCAATTGATGAGAGTGACTGAGTGCCAGAGTCATCTCGGTGAGATTGTTGTCGGGACTTTACTATCTTTAGGAGCAGCTACAGCAGCTAATAAAATCATTAAGTTCTTCTTAAAATAATTATTTAGCAAGAAGCCATCCCTTAGATCTATTTAAAATTGGTTGGCTTCTTGCACAGAGTTATTGTGCTTTCTTAACCTTGCTCTTTATCAGTGTACCCCTTGCCTGCTTCTGGATTACTTACAATCCCCAACACTACCAGGATACCTAACACTGCATTTACCGCAGCCGTAATCTGATCATACTTTTCCGGTGCCAACTGCACCCCAAAGATCACAATCCGAAGGTGGCTGCCGAAAGATTGGGAATGACTCCTGCAATGTTCAATGAGAGGTACTCACATCTTCTCCCAATCATGCAGGAAGAGGCCGTTGACAGAATTGAAAATGAACTCAATAAATTCGCAGAAAAGCAGCTTGAACCTGTGGAATAAAAGTCTCCGTTAGCAAATCCGTTAGCAAGCTTAAAAAAATGGCCTTTCCCCACTCAAGCATATTCGCTCCGACGAGCCTACATATAGCAAAAACCCCTTGCTAGGCAAGGGGTTTAGTGAAGTGGGCCCTACAGGACTCGAACCTGTGACCAATCGGTTATGAGCCGACCGCTCTAACCAACTGAGCTAAGGGCCCGGATCTAAAGTATCCGTATGATATACAATGGCTGTAGGAAATAAATTGGTTGCGGGGGCAGGATTTGAACCTGCGGCCTTCGGGTTATGAGCCCGACGAGCTACCGGGCTGCTCCACCCCGCGTCAGTAATCATATTCAAACAGCGACAATAGTTAATATACAATATACCAGGCACTAAAGTCAAGGATGATTTTGTTAATTTATTCAGGGCAGGAAACGCACCCCGTAGCGGCCCTTGCGGGAGCGATAAATTTCCACAAATCGCGGATCATGATAGCCGTAAATCCAACCGTCCTGCTCCAGCCTCTTGGCCAGGCAGCCTGCTTGAAATCTCGTCCTGAACAGCTTCGCGAAGTATATCCAGTTCATGATGCCTTCTTCTCCTTTGTTACGATAATGGATGTCTTCCTTCCCTGAAGTTATCATGCCCAGTTTTTAAAATATAAGCCGCCGAATAAGGTATCCGCCAATAAAAAAACAGCAAGGCCCTCACCTTGCGGTGAGGGCCTGAAAAACATTGCCGGATAACCCCGGCTAACATTCCGGATACAATTCTGCTACACGCCGAACGAGGCCGGATCTTTGCGCCAGGACTGCAGCAGCGCTACATCGGTTTCAGCGATTGTGCCTTGACTCAGTGCTACATCAATCAATGTGCTGTAGTTGGACAAGCTTTGCAGCGGCACACCAGCTGCCGCAAATGCCTCGGTGGCCCGGTCCAGCTCATAGCTGAAGATGGCCAGTACGGCCAGCACCTCTCCTCCGGCCTCCTGTACGGCCTGCGCCGCCTTAATGGAGCTGCCGCCGGTAGAAATCAGGTCCTCAATCACAATGACCTTCTGTCCGGGAGAGATAATGCCTTCGATCTGGTTCTGCTTGCCGTGGCCTTTGGCTTTGTCGCGGATATATGCCATCGGCAGATCCAGCTTGTCGGCCGCCCAGGCCGCATGCGGAATACCCGCAGTGGCTGTGCCCGCAATCACTTCAGCGTCCGGGTAGCTGGCTCTGATCAGCTCTGCGAAGCCAGCGGCAATGTAGCCGCGAACTGCCGGAACGGACATGGTCAGGCGATTGTCGCAATAGATGGGCGACTTGATGCCGGAGGTCCAGGTAAAAGGCTCCTGCGGACGCAGCGCCACTGCCCCAATCTCCAGCAAATAGCTGGCGACTTGCTGGCTTGTATTCGATAATATGCTCATGCTTGAGTCATCTCCTCAATAATAGATAGTGCGGCTGCGCGCGGATCCGCCGCAGCCGTAATAGGCCGGCCCACTACAAGGTAGTGGCTGCCTTGCCGGATAGCTTGTCCCGGTGTCATCACCCGGGACTGATCGTCCAGGGAAGACCCTGCCGGACGAATGCCCGGGGTAACCGTGCGGAACTCCGGGCCGCACGCGGCAGAGATCGCCGCCGACTCCTGCGGTGAAGCTACCACGCCGTGCAGGCCGGCCTCAACCGCCAGCTTGGCGTAACGCACCACGGTGTCCGCTACATTCCCGGCAATGCCAATCTCGCTGTTCATCACTGCCTGACTGGTGCTGGTGAGCTGTGTCACTGCGATAATCAGCGGCATTCTCAGCGACGGGTGCAGGCTAACCGCCTGGGCAGCCCCGTCCAGCGCTGCAGCCATCATGGCCGAGCCGCCGGAGGCGTGTACGTTGAACATATCCACACCGAGCATCGTAAGGCTCTCCGCCCCACCCCGCACCGTATTGGGGATATCATGCATTTTGACATCGACGAACACGGAATAACCGCGGGCCTTCAGTTCTCTGATGAAGTCTGGTCCGGCTGCATAGAACAGCTGCATCCCAACCTTCATGTAACAAGGAATACCTTCCAGCTTCTCAATGAGCAGCCTCGCTTGCGCTGCATCAGGATAATCCAGGGCAATCATCAGCCGCCCAGCCATTTCATCCCGTCTGGTAATTTCTCCGATATTCTCGTGTTCAAGCTGCTGTGGGTCCATCTGTTTCACGTACGGTTCAGCTCCTTTGGTCATTTTTTAACGGTTACCGGGTCCCCGGGCATAGCGGAACGGTCTGCGATAACGCAAACCGTTCCAGTGGCATGCCCGAATGGGCTGCTCATACATCTATAGGTTATTGTCCGACAAAAGCTGGCATGGACTGCGACGAGAAGTTGATCGTCTGCAGCATGATGAGCAGCGCCGTTACCGTATCCAGTGAGGTCATACATACGACACCGTTCTCTACCGCTTCACGGCGGATACGGAAGCCGTCACGCTCTGGCGTTTTGCCTTTAGTCAGCGTATTGAAGACAAAGTTGGCCTGACCACCGCGGATCAGATCAAGGATCGTCGGCTCTCCTTCATCCAGCTTGTTGACATTCATCACGTTCAGGCCTGCCTGTTCAAGGGCTTGCGCCGTACCGCCGGTGGCAATGATTTTGTAGCCCATGGCGTGGAAGCCCTTCATCAGCTCAACTGCCTCAGCTTTGTCTTTGTCTGCTACCGTAACGATGATTGCTCCGGTTGTTGGAATTTTCATGCCTGCTCCGATCAGACCTTTATAGAGCGCTTTGGCATACAGCTTGTCGCGGCCCATAACTTCGCCGGTCGATTTCATTTCCGGTCCTAAGGTAGGCTCCACTCTGCGCAGCTTGGCAAAAGAGAACACCGGCACTTTTACCGACACATAGTCGCTTTCCGGCCAGAGGCCTTCTGTGTAGCCATCGTCTTTCAGCTTGCCGCCGAGAATGATCTTGGTAGCCAGATGGGCCATAGGAATGCCGGTTACCTTGCTCAGGAAAGGAACCGTACGCGAAGAGCGCGGATTCACTTCGATCACATATACTTCATTCTGGTAAATGACGAACTGGATGTTGACAAGGCCAATCGTTTTCAGTTCCTTGGCAATCTTGATGGTGATTTCGCTTATTTTCTGCTTCAGGCCTTCATCCAGATATTGCGGCGGGTAGACAGCGATGGAGTCACCGGAGTGGACACCCGCACGTTCTACATGCTCCATAATACCAGGGATGACTACGGTCTCGCCGTCGCAAATCGCGTCAACTTCAACCTCTTTGCCCAGCATGTAGCGGTCGATCAGCACCGGATGCTCCGGATTCACCTTCACCGCTTCAACCATGTAGCTCAGCAATTCCGCATCGTTGTAGACAATCTCCATTGCACGGCCGCCCAGTACATAGGAAGGACGTACAAGTACCGGATATCCCAGCGATTGAGCTGTTTCTACGGCTTGACTCACATCGGTTACCGTCTTGCCTTTAGGTTGTGCAATATTCAGACGGGCCAGAAGCGCTTCGAATTTCTTGCGGTTTTCAGCTTCGTCGATGCTTTCCAGACTGGTGCCGAGAATATTTACACCGGCTGCAGCCAGCGGCGCAGCAAGGTTAATGGCAGTTTGTCCTCCGAACTGGACGATAACGCCAATCGGATTCTCCTGGGTGATGACATTCATGACATCCTCGAAGAACAACGGTTCAAAATAGAGCCGGTCCGAGGTGTTGAAGTCGGTCGATACCGTTTCAGGATTGTTGTTGATGATTACAGCTTCATAGCCGGCTTTCTGGATCGCCCAGACCGCATGTACGGTACTATAATCGAATTCGATCCCCTGACCGATCCGGATAGGTCCGGACCCGAGCACGATAACCTTCTGCTTGTCGGAATGGATAACCTCATTCTCCGTCTCATAAGTGGAGTAGTAGTAAGGTGTGGAGGCTTCGAACTCAGCCGCGCATGTATCTACCATCTTGAAGACTGGAGTTAGTCCCTGCGCAAGGCGCATAGCACGAACATCCACTTCCTTCGTCTGAGCTCCGCCCGGACGTCCTTCCGCCCGGATCTCGGCAATTGCCCGGTCAGTGAACCCTTTGCGTTTCGCTTGATACAAGGTTTCGGCACTCAGCGTCTCTTCGCTGCGCAGCACATCCTCGAAGTTCACCAGGCCTTCAATCTTGGACAGGAACCACCAATCAATGCTGGTGATATCCTGAATCTCCTGCAGGCCGTAGCCGCGGCGGAACGCTTCCGCGATCAGGAACAGCCGCTCGTCATCCGCTTTGGCGAGACGACCCCGCAGCACGCTGTCTTCCAGCTGCTCTGCGCCCGGCAGGCGGAAACGGTGGACACCGATTTCCAGGGAACGGACTGCTTTATGAATCGACTCTTCAAAGGTACGGCCAATCGCCATGACTTCGCCGGTTGCTTTCATCTGCGTGCCCAGTTTACGGTTCGCCGATGTGAACTTGTCAAACGGCCAACGCGGAATTTTGCTGACGATATAGTCCAGTGTCGGCTCGAAGCAGGCGTATGTCTGTCCTGTAACCGGGTTAACAATTTCATCCAGGGTGTAGCCGAGAGCGATTTTGGCTGCCATTTTGGCAATCGGGTAACCGGTCGCCTTCGACGCCAGCGCCGAGGAGCGGCTGACCCGGGGATTTACTTCAATGACATAATATTGATAGCTTTGCGGATCAAGCGCGAACTGCACGTTGCAGCCGCCTTCGATATTCAGCGCGCGGATGATCTTAAGTGACGCGCTGCGCAGCATTTGGTATTCGCGGTCGGACAACGTCTGGCTTGGTGCCACAACGATACTGTCGCCTGTATGTACGCCGACAGGATCAAAGTTCTCCATGTTGCAGACAACGATACAGTTGTCGTTCGCGTCCCGCATAACCTCATATTCAACTTCCTTCATACCGGCGATGCTTTTCTCCACCAGACATTGACCGATCGGGCTGTAACGGATACCCGCTTTGACGGTTTCACGCAGCTCTTCCTCGTTGTCGCAAATGCCGCCGCCGGTTCCACCGAGCGTATAGGCCGGACGAACGATCAACGGGTAGCCGATTCCTGCGGCAAAACCCATCGCTTCTTCCACAGTCGTGATAATTGTGCTCTCCGGTACCGGCTGATCCAGCTCGCGCATCAGTTCGCGGAACAAATCCCGGTCTTCTGCTTTCTCGATGGATTCCAACTGTGTGCCCAGCAGCTTCACGTTCTCCGACTGCAGCACACCTGCGCGGGCCAGTTCCACGGCCATGTTCAGGCCGGTCTGTCCGCCCAGTGTCGGCAGCAGGCCATCCGGGCGTTCCTGGCGGATAATCGCCGTAACAAACTCAAGTGTAATCGGCTCGATGTATACCTTGTCGGCCATATTGGTATCGGTCATGATCGTGGCCGGGTTGCTGTTGATCAGCACAACCTCCACGCCTTCTTCTTTGAGCGCCTGGCAGGCCTGTGTTCCTGCATAGTCAAACTCGGCAGCCTGGCCGATGACAATCGGGCCGGAGCCGATGACGAGAATCTTTTTAAGTTTATCGTTCTTTGGCATGTTATAGAGCTCCTTTCACGGCTTCAAGCTGTGCTTTGGGTTGTGGTGCCGTGATTCTGGCATTTGCGGCAAGCTGGGCCTGGCGTGAGCCTGCTGGCGTCTTCGCTTTGTGATCAGCAATCATTTCCAGGAAACGGTCGAACAAATAGCTGCTGTCATGCGGTCCCGGCGCCGCTTCCGGATGGTATTGCACCGAAAATGCGGGGTAGCGGGTATGTTTGAGTCCTTCAACTGTCTTGTCATTGTTGTTGATATGCGTAACCTCAAGCTCGGTATTGACAACTGAATCCTCGTTTACTGTGTAGCCATGGTTCTGCGAGGTAATGAAGCAGCGTCCGCTCTCCAGCTCCTTAACCGGGTGGTTCCCGCCGCGGTGGCCGAATTTAAGCTTCTCTGTGTCGGCGCCACAAGCCAGGGCGAACAATTGGTGACCCAGACAGATCCCGAAGATCGGGTATTCGCCGAGCAGCTCGGAGATCGTGTTGACGGCATACGGCACGTCTTTAGGGTCCCCAGGGCCGTTGGAGAGCTGAATGCCATCCGGGTTCAGGCGGCGGACCTCATCTGCAGTCACATCATGCGGCACGACTACAACATCACAGCCGCGGCTGTTCAGTTCGCGCAGGATACCGGTCTTCGCGCCGTAATCGACCAGCACGATCCGTTCTTTGTTCCCCGGACTGCTGTACGTTTTGGTTGTAGATGTCCGGGCTACCTGATTGCGCAGCTCCTCAATGGTCGTGTCGCCCATCATTTCCATGAGCTCTTCCACACGTTTGTTGGAAGTGGTTAGAATGGCCTTCATCGTGCCGTGGTGGCGGATAATGCGGGTCAGCATCCGCGTGTCGATCTCGCTGATTCCGGGAATGCCATATTCCTTCAGCAGGTCATCCACGCTGTATTCGGCGCGCCAGTTGCTTGGCACTTCCTCATGGCGGCGTACAACAAAGCCGTGTACGAAAGGACGCACAGATTCGAAATCATCGCGGGTAATGCCGTAATTTCCAATCAGCGGATAAGTCATGGTGACGATTTGCCCGCAGTACGAAGGGTCCGACAGCACCTCCTGATATCCCGTAATTCCTGTGTTAAAAACAACCTCGCCCGTCTTTTCGCCTTCAGCGCCAAATGCGGTGCCTGTAAACAGCGTTCCGTCCTGTAGCAGCAATCTCGCCTGCATTCCCATCCACTCCTTCTTGTTTCTGTAGTCTGATTCTATGCCTTGCATCATTAGCGGAGTGTAACGCGCCAAAATGCCGCCGCATGTTCACCTTGCCCCATACAGCCGGCATCTTCGCTCCACCAGTTCATTAATTAGCTTTAGTCCATACCGCTGTGCCGTCTACCCATGTCATAACCGGCCAGCCTTTAAGCTTCCATCCGGCAAAGGGAGTATTGCGTCCTTTGCTGGCAAATGAAGCCGGATCTACTTCCTGCTCCTCCTTGAGGTCGATCAGCGTCAAATCGGCAGGCGCCCCAACCGTGAGATGGCCTGTATTCAGCCGGAACA carries:
- the carA gene encoding glutamine-hydrolyzing carbamoyl-phosphate synthase small subunit yields the protein MQARLLLQDGTLFTGTAFGAEGEKTGEVVFNTGITGYQEVLSDPSYCGQIVTMTYPLIGNYGITRDDFESVRPFVHGFVVRRHEEVPSNWRAEYSVDDLLKEYGIPGISEIDTRMLTRIIRHHGTMKAILTTSNKRVEELMEMMGDTTIEELRNQVARTSTTKTYSSPGNKERIVLVDYGAKTGILRELNSRGCDVVVVPHDVTADEVRRLNPDGIQLSNGPGDPKDVPYAVNTISELLGEYPIFGICLGHQLFALACGADTEKLKFGHRGGNHPVKELESGRCFITSQNHGYTVNEDSVVNTELEVTHINNNDKTVEGLKHTRYPAFSVQYHPEAAPGPHDSSYLFDRFLEMIADHKAKTPAGSRQAQLAANARITAPQPKAQLEAVKGAL
- the pyrE gene encoding orotate phosphoribosyltransferase — its product is MSILSNTSQQVASYLLEIGAVALRPQEPFTWTSGIKSPIYCDNRLTMSVPAVRGYIAAGFAELIRASYPDAEVIAGTATAGIPHAAWAADKLDLPMAYIRDKAKGHGKQNQIEGIISPGQKVIVIEDLISTGGSSIKAAQAVQEAGGEVLAVLAIFSYELDRATEAFAAAGVPLQSLSNYSTLIDVALSQGTIAETDVALLQSWRKDPASFGV
- a CDS encoding restriction endonuclease; the protein is MWLYLQLRYLFGTDLVFTDRDGYRNVVQAKRYSYPVGLGAVQEVYSSMRYYRAKRSMVIASNQYTTACEELAGHNAVKLHNRNDLIKIMDLFKAGQIEKAKDIIEGDPHMIFDSWDNYMNGDKVIKKDYKAEKRILVEQQGE
- the pyrF gene encoding orotidine-5'-phosphate decarboxylase, with the translated sequence MDPQQLEHENIGEITRRDEMAGRLMIALDYPDAAQARLLIEKLEGIPCYMKVGMQLFYAAGPDFIRELKARGYSVFVDVKMHDIPNTVRGGAESLTMLGVDMFNVHASGGSAMMAAALDGAAQAVSLHPSLRMPLIIAVTQLTSTSQAVMNSEIGIAGNVADTVVRYAKLAVEAGLHGVVASPQESAAISAACGPEFRTVTPGIRPAGSSLDDQSRVMTPGQAIRQGSHYLVVGRPITAAADPRAAALSIIEEMTQA
- the carB gene encoding carbamoyl-phosphate synthase large subunit, which translates into the protein MPKNDKLKKILVIGSGPIVIGQAAEFDYAGTQACQALKEEGVEVVLINSNPATIMTDTNMADKVYIEPITLEFVTAIIRQERPDGLLPTLGGQTGLNMAVELARAGVLQSENVKLLGTQLESIEKAEDRDLFRELMRELDQPVPESTIITTVEEAMGFAAGIGYPLIVRPAYTLGGTGGGICDNEEELRETVKAGIRYSPIGQCLVEKSIAGMKEVEYEVMRDANDNCIVVCNMENFDPVGVHTGDSIVVAPSQTLSDREYQMLRSASLKIIRALNIEGGCNVQFALDPQSYQYYVIEVNPRVSRSSALASKATGYPIAKMAAKIALGYTLDEIVNPVTGQTYACFEPTLDYIVSKIPRWPFDKFTSANRKLGTQMKATGEVMAIGRTFEESIHKAVRSLEIGVHRFRLPGAEQLEDSVLRGRLAKADDERLFLIAEAFRRGYGLQEIQDITSIDWWFLSKIEGLVNFEDVLRSEETLSAETLYQAKRKGFTDRAIAEIRAEGRPGGAQTKEVDVRAMRLAQGLTPVFKMVDTCAAEFEASTPYYYSTYETENEVIHSDKQKVIVLGSGPIRIGQGIEFDYSTVHAVWAIQKAGYEAVIINNNPETVSTDFNTSDRLYFEPLFFEDVMNVITQENPIGVIVQFGGQTAINLAAPLAAAGVNILGTSLESIDEAENRKKFEALLARLNIAQPKGKTVTDVSQAVETAQSLGYPVLVRPSYVLGGRAMEIVYNDAELLSYMVEAVKVNPEHPVLIDRYMLGKEVEVDAICDGETVVIPGIMEHVERAGVHSGDSIAVYPPQYLDEGLKQKISEITIKIAKELKTIGLVNIQFVIYQNEVYVIEVNPRSSRTVPFLSKVTGIPMAHLATKIILGGKLKDDGYTEGLWPESDYVSVKVPVFSFAKLRRVEPTLGPEMKSTGEVMGRDKLYAKALYKGLIGAGMKIPTTGAIIVTVADKDKAEAVELMKGFHAMGYKIIATGGTAQALEQAGLNVMNVNKLDEGEPTILDLIRGGQANFVFNTLTKGKTPERDGFRIRREAVENGVVCMTSLDTVTALLIMLQTINFSSQSMPAFVGQ
- a CDS encoding alpha/beta fold hydrolase; the protein is MKSYFIHNEAVVLHILENGVVSEKSPSLLIINGLWESAERAIPLLSKIQGHVVTFSFRGRGLSSTPENNYNLVDHLSDIEAVISYCGLKNYCVLGFSRGAAYAIGWSLSNQKDMCGLILVDQAPIHRSVGKEALDFWSKLVYLQVPILNHMRLEALQGLRNDADEVDFSEQLSNLHIPVALFAGRNAAAKIPSDISEETLEIYKESIPGLNVIEFQNSGHMIPDEEQQKYIEEIGLFLKKLV